A single window of Pyxicephalus adspersus chromosome 10, UCB_Pads_2.0, whole genome shotgun sequence DNA harbors:
- the LOC140339443 gene encoding nucleoplasmin-like protein NO29: MSAYLNEAMDDGQDRPVESYVFGCELSSKTTHYTFQVDDEEDCEHNLSLCSVSLGEGVRDEYNVVEVTARNHANEDISVPIATLKLSCQTMVNLDNFVIQPPATFRLKSGSGPVHLSGQVIVVPPDMGSEEEEEDEDDEDEIDSDEEDEDDEEDLAPIKPANKKMRK; this comes from the exons ATGAGCGCCTACTTGAACGAGGCTATGGATGATGGCCAGGACAGGCCGGTGGAGAGCTACGTGTTTG GTTGCGAGTTGTCATCGAAGACCACACATTACACCTTCCAGGTAGACGATGAGGAGGACTGTGAACATAACCTGTCCTTGTGCTCC GTCAGCCTCGGGGAAGGAGTCCGAGATGAATACAATGTGGTGGAGGTGACGGCCCGCAATCATGCCAATGAAGACATCTCCGTGCCCATCGCCACACTAAAGCTGTCTTGCCAGACCATG GTAAATTTGGACAACTTTGTGATCCAGCCACCAGCGACGTTTCGCCTAAAGTCTGGCTCCGGACCGGTCCATCTGTCTGGTCAAGTGATTGTTG TACCACCAGACATGGGTTccgaagaggaggaggaggatgaggacgATGAGGATGAAATTGACTCCGATGAAGAAGATGAGGATGATGAAGAAGATTTGGCTCCCATAAAACCAGCCAAcaagaaaatgagaaaatga